A portion of the Adhaeribacter radiodurans genome contains these proteins:
- a CDS encoding toll/interleukin-1 receptor domain-containing protein, whose protein sequence is MQQLTALPAEDVLADICSYPSYTSSYSSSSSSYGSRSSGGGSSRSSKPKWSRPSSGVYYTPTEIRTLTPIRENIERRSITPDLRDVFLCHAWDDRKGAAKELHDLLEANGVSVWFSEKDVLLGSSLLREIDKGIAKSKVGLVLVTPSFLERVRNEGIADKELSALLARDLLVPIVHNTTFDRLREVSPLLGSRSGLDTNEESLLKIALKLAELVEVEEEAV, encoded by the coding sequence GTGCAGCAGCTGACTGCCCTGCCTGCGGAGGACGTTCTTGCGGATATATGTTCATATCCATCCTATACTTCATCTTACTCTTCAAGTAGCAGTAGTTACGGAAGTAGAAGTTCCGGAGGGGGAAGTTCAAGGAGCAGTAAACCGAAATGGTCCAGACCTTCATCTGGTGTTTATTATACACCAACGGAAATACGAACACTAACACCAATTCGTGAAAATATCGAGAGACGCTCAATTACACCTGACCTTCGGGATGTTTTTCTATGCCACGCTTGGGATGACCGAAAAGGTGCGGCAAAGGAACTTCACGATTTGCTCGAGGCTAATGGAGTATCTGTATGGTTTAGCGAAAAGGATGTTTTATTAGGCTCATCATTACTTCGCGAGATTGACAAAGGAATAGCCAAATCAAAAGTTGGATTAGTTTTGGTAACGCCATCCTTTTTAGAAAGAGTGAGAAATGAAGGTATTGCAGATAAAGAACTTTCAGCACTTCTAGCACGCGATTTACTCGTTCCGATTGTACACAATACCACATTTGACAGACTTCGTGAAGTAAGTCCTTTATTAGGTTCAAGAAGTGGTCTTGATACTAATGAAGAATCATTGCTAAAAATTGCATTAAAATTAGCAGAATTAGTGGAGGTTGAAGAAGAAGCTGTATAA
- a CDS encoding carbonic anhydrase, giving the protein MEKIFENNRKWVAEKLKNDKNYFKKLALGQKPRYLFIGCSDSRVPANDVCGTGPGEMFVHRNIANVVVNTDMNMLSVLQYAVEVLGVQDVIVCGHYGCGGVKAAMGDQQYGLIDNWLRNIKDIMPRYQDELQDMQDEDARWRRLVELNVLEQVNNLYKTTIVQNALNAGKPLRLHGLVYDIANGILKDTKWTTEDFKHYAEVYHLTIDNYNNESTEELPREEPEVQRV; this is encoded by the coding sequence ATGGAAAAAATATTTGAAAATAACCGTAAATGGGTAGCCGAAAAATTAAAGAATGATAAAAATTATTTTAAAAAGCTTGCCTTAGGTCAGAAACCTCGTTACCTATTTATTGGCTGCTCCGATAGCCGGGTACCGGCAAATGATGTCTGCGGTACAGGTCCCGGCGAAATGTTTGTGCACCGTAATATTGCCAACGTGGTAGTAAATACCGACATGAATATGTTATCGGTATTACAATATGCCGTTGAGGTATTGGGAGTACAGGATGTTATTGTTTGCGGCCACTACGGATGCGGCGGCGTGAAAGCGGCCATGGGCGACCAACAGTATGGATTAATTGATAACTGGCTGCGTAATATTAAAGATATAATGCCTAGGTACCAGGACGAATTGCAGGATATGCAGGATGAAGATGCCCGTTGGCGCCGGCTGGTAGAATTAAATGTACTGGAGCAGGTAAACAACTTATATAAAACTACCATTGTTCAAAATGCCTTAAATGCCGGTAAACCTTTACGCTTGCACGGCTTGGTGTATGATATAGCTAACGGTATTTTAAAAGATACGAAATGGACTACCGAAGACTTTAAACATTACGCCGAAGTTTATCACTTAACAATAGATAATTACAATAACGAATCTACCGAGGAATTACCGCGGGAAGAACCGGAAGTACAAAGAGTTTAA
- a CDS encoding SulP family inorganic anion transporter, whose amino-acid sequence MNSTNSISLKNLGSDLPAGLVVFLVALPLCLGISLASGAPLLGGVIAGVVGGIVVSLVSGSQLSVSGPAAGLTVIVLNGITKLGSFEAFQLAVVIAGVLQLILGFLKAGIIGHYFPSSVIKGMLAAIGLTLILKQIPHFLGADKDFFGEMEFFQFDGRNTFTEMVYAFEHIEKGALLVGVISLLIIVLWDKPRFKKYALFKFVPSALIAVIVALGINYFFKASAPVLTINTEHLVQLPTMDSWTKLVAQLTQPDWSALGNMDVYILAITIAIIASLETLLSVEAVDRMDPLKRVTPTNRELKAQGFGNFISGLLGGLPMTAVIVRSSANINAGGKTKVSAFFHGILLLISVLFLSSVLNQIPLSALAAVLLVVGFKLTKPSLYVSQFKLGLEQFIPFIVTILAILFTDLLIGISIGLAIGVFFILKANYKTPYFFHKEKHKQGEVIRLQLSENVSFLNKASILLTLHHLPDNSEIIVDGSKSTFIDYDVLDAIQNFKINAQERNIRLHLQNIPEVVSTNAH is encoded by the coding sequence ATGAATTCAACAAATAGTATTTCTTTAAAAAATCTGGGCAGTGATTTACCCGCGGGCTTGGTGGTGTTTCTGGTAGCCTTGCCGCTCTGTTTAGGTATTTCTTTGGCATCGGGCGCTCCTCTTCTAGGGGGAGTTATTGCGGGAGTGGTAGGTGGCATTGTTGTTTCGCTCGTAAGCGGATCGCAGTTAAGTGTTAGCGGGCCGGCCGCCGGTTTAACGGTAATTGTTTTAAACGGTATTACTAAATTAGGTTCTTTCGAAGCTTTTCAGTTGGCGGTAGTAATAGCCGGTGTTTTACAGTTAATCTTAGGGTTCTTAAAGGCCGGTATTATTGGCCATTATTTTCCGTCGAGCGTTATTAAAGGAATGCTGGCCGCTATTGGCTTAACCTTAATTTTAAAGCAAATTCCGCATTTTTTAGGTGCCGATAAAGATTTTTTTGGCGAAATGGAGTTTTTTCAGTTCGATGGCCGTAACACTTTCACCGAAATGGTTTATGCTTTTGAACACATTGAGAAAGGAGCCTTATTAGTTGGGGTTATTTCTTTACTCATTATAGTTCTTTGGGATAAGCCGCGCTTTAAGAAATATGCGCTCTTTAAATTTGTACCCTCGGCCTTAATAGCTGTAATAGTAGCTTTAGGAATTAATTACTTTTTTAAAGCTAGCGCTCCGGTTTTAACCATTAACACTGAGCATTTGGTGCAGCTACCCACCATGGATTCCTGGACGAAGCTGGTAGCCCAGTTAACCCAGCCCGATTGGAGTGCCTTAGGCAACATGGATGTGTATATTTTAGCGATTACCATTGCCATTATTGCTTCTCTCGAAACCCTTTTAAGTGTAGAAGCCGTGGACCGCATGGATCCTTTAAAACGGGTTACGCCTACTAACCGCGAATTAAAAGCGCAGGGTTTTGGTAATTTTATTAGTGGTTTACTAGGTGGCTTACCCATGACTGCCGTAATTGTACGCAGCTCGGCTAATATAAATGCCGGAGGTAAAACTAAAGTTTCGGCTTTCTTTCACGGTATTTTATTGCTGATAAGTGTGTTGTTTTTATCTTCTGTGCTTAACCAAATTCCATTATCTGCCTTGGCTGCGGTATTACTGGTGGTTGGTTTTAAATTGACTAAACCAAGCCTTTATGTTAGTCAGTTTAAACTTGGCCTAGAGCAATTTATACCGTTTATTGTAACCATTTTGGCTATTTTGTTTACCGATTTGCTCATTGGCATCTCCATTGGATTAGCAATAGGCGTATTCTTTATATTGAAAGCTAATTACAAAACACCTTACTTTTTTCACAAAGAAAAGCATAAACAAGGCGAAGTTATCCGGTTACAACTAAGCGAAAATGTATCGTTTCTTAATAAAGCCAGTATTTTATTAACGTTGCACCATTTACCCGATAACAGCGAAATTATAGTAGATGGCTCCAAATCAACGTTTATTGATTACGATGTGCTCGATGCCATCCAAAATTTTAAAATTAACGCGCAAGAACGTAATATTCGGCTGCATTTGCAGAATATTCCTGAAGTGGTATCCACAAACGCACATTAA
- a CDS encoding HAMP domain-containing sensor histidine kinase has product MTIRTKLTLQFAVIFSFILVLFSIFIYVFVLFYQESDFQQNLKDRANIVAHVYLDANQVSQETYRKILRQYNQSLPYEIVNVYDATGKLVFQEGDGSLPISKDLIARLQQGHEVMQLVHDRQLVGIPYFDTKKKQQYSVIASSIDVNSKQQLRELRLILTVGCLLAVVIVLAAGWVFARQALRPITKVVKEVEKISASDLHLRLTDSDGKDELSHLAHTFNKMLDRLEQAFAMQKTFISNASHELRTPLTAMIGELEVALMKPRGSHEYERVLHATLDEAKLLTQLSNGLLQIAQASFDISKIELNKVRFDEVVFLAGEEVKKRHRQAKIEINFENLPEDESRLICLANESLLLIAFINVFENACKFSPEQGLISATIHVNLVQLQLRVQDRGVGIKNEDLQHVFVPFFRADNVRDISGHGIGLPLAEKIIKLHQGTIEVHSALHVGTEVIISLPANF; this is encoded by the coding sequence ATGACCATCCGCACGAAATTAACGCTGCAATTCGCTGTTATATTTTCGTTTATTCTTGTTCTGTTTTCCATTTTTATTTACGTGTTTGTTTTGTTTTACCAGGAAAGTGATTTCCAGCAAAACTTAAAAGACCGGGCGAATATTGTGGCGCACGTATACCTGGATGCCAACCAGGTAAGCCAGGAAACTTACCGCAAAATTTTAAGGCAGTATAACCAATCTTTGCCCTACGAAATTGTAAACGTTTATGACGCAACTGGCAAGCTGGTTTTTCAGGAAGGCGACGGTAGTTTGCCAATAAGCAAAGATTTAATTGCGCGTTTACAACAAGGCCACGAAGTAATGCAGCTGGTACACGACCGGCAACTGGTAGGTATTCCATATTTCGACACCAAAAAAAAACAACAATATTCTGTAATTGCTTCATCTATTGATGTAAATAGTAAACAGCAACTACGCGAGTTGCGCTTAATTTTAACTGTGGGTTGTTTATTAGCAGTAGTTATTGTTTTAGCCGCGGGTTGGGTATTTGCCCGGCAAGCTCTGCGGCCCATTACCAAAGTAGTGAAAGAAGTAGAAAAAATCAGCGCTTCGGATTTGCATTTGCGGTTAACCGATTCTGATGGGAAAGACGAATTGTCGCATTTGGCTCATACTTTTAATAAAATGCTGGACCGGTTGGAACAAGCTTTTGCCATGCAGAAAACGTTTATTTCCAACGCCTCGCACGAACTTCGCACGCCGCTTACTGCTATGATTGGCGAACTGGAAGTAGCCTTAATGAAACCCCGTGGATCTCACGAATACGAACGCGTTTTACATGCTACCTTAGATGAGGCAAAGCTTTTAACGCAACTGTCCAATGGCCTTTTGCAGATTGCGCAGGCAAGTTTTGATATCTCTAAGATAGAGCTAAATAAAGTGAGGTTCGATGAAGTTGTTTTTCTGGCTGGCGAAGAAGTAAAAAAACGACATCGGCAAGCGAAAATAGAAATAAACTTTGAAAATTTACCCGAAGACGAAAGCCGGCTAATTTGCTTAGCAAACGAATCTTTATTACTAATTGCTTTTATTAATGTTTTTGAAAATGCCTGTAAATTTTCGCCGGAGCAAGGGTTAATCTCAGCCACCATTCATGTAAATCTGGTTCAATTACAGTTACGCGTTCAGGATAGGGGAGTAGGCATTAAAAACGAAGATTTACAACACGTATTTGTTCCTTTTTTCCGGGCCGATAACGTCCGGGATATTTCGGGACATGGCATTGGTTTGCCTCTAGCCGAGAAAATTATTAAACTCCACCAAGGTACCATTGAAGTTCACTCAGCCCTGCATGTTGGTACCGAAGTAATTATTTCCCTTCCGGCTAATTTTTAA
- a CDS encoding response regulator transcription factor codes for MKILLIEDEPKVASFIKKGLEEQSYDVEQAYDGFFGKRLALDKEYDIIILDVILPQLNGLEVCKAIRQQNSSVAILMLTALGNTTDKIEGLDAGADDYLVKPFEFQELLARIRALTRRKNDLPTGEILRIADLELDMARKTVTRNNQPVTLTAREFALLSYLLRNKNRVVSRVDIIENVWETSFDTGSNVIDVYINFLRKKIDKDHPVKLIHTLVGMGYVVKEN; via the coding sequence ATGAAAATACTCCTGATTGAAGATGAACCTAAAGTTGCCTCTTTTATTAAAAAAGGTTTAGAAGAGCAATCCTACGATGTAGAACAAGCCTACGATGGATTTTTTGGAAAACGGCTGGCCCTGGATAAAGAATACGATATAATTATTCTGGATGTGATTTTGCCACAACTAAACGGCCTGGAAGTTTGCAAAGCCATCCGGCAACAGAATAGTTCAGTGGCTATTTTAATGTTAACTGCTTTGGGCAACACCACTGATAAGATTGAAGGCTTAGATGCCGGCGCCGATGATTATCTGGTAAAGCCTTTCGAGTTTCAGGAATTACTTGCCCGGATTCGGGCTCTTACCCGGCGGAAAAATGATTTACCTACCGGCGAAATTCTGCGCATTGCCGATCTGGAACTAGATATGGCCCGCAAAACAGTAACCCGCAACAACCAACCTGTTACGCTTACGGCGCGTGAATTTGCCTTGCTCTCGTACTTGTTGCGTAATAAAAACCGGGTAGTGTCCCGGGTAGATATTATTGAAAACGTTTGGGAAACTTCTTTTGACACCGGCAGCAACGTAATAGATGTATACATCAATTTTTTGCGCAAAAAAATTGACAAAGACCATCCGGTTAAATTAATCCATACCTTGGTAGGAATGGGGTACGTAGTAAAAGAAAACTGA
- a CDS encoding NUDIX hydrolase produces MIQTEFAGSVINFKPEDIIPSVSTDCVIFGLDDGKLKVLLLKRNIEPSPGLWALPGGFVLDFEELETSAKRTLHDTTGMTNVFMEQVQAFGQVNRFPWRRVITVVFYALIKYRTDDLRAGPDASDINWFDISDLPELVFDHKHILNVTLQHLQSKVRSEPIGFELLPLKFTLTQLQELYEAVLRTTFDTRNFRKKLLKMNLLEQLNETQTGVAHRAARLYRFNPGIYQKLKEKGFTFEL; encoded by the coding sequence ATGATTCAAACTGAATTTGCCGGTTCCGTTATAAATTTTAAACCCGAAGATATTATTCCTTCCGTTTCCACGGATTGCGTTATATTTGGTTTAGACGATGGCAAACTAAAAGTTCTTCTCCTGAAACGAAATATTGAACCATCCCCAGGTTTATGGGCCTTACCAGGCGGATTTGTACTCGACTTTGAAGAATTGGAAACGTCGGCGAAGCGCACGTTGCACGATACTACCGGCATGACCAACGTTTTTATGGAGCAAGTGCAGGCTTTTGGACAGGTAAATCGCTTTCCGTGGCGGCGGGTAATTACAGTTGTTTTTTACGCGCTTATAAAATACCGCACCGACGATTTAAGAGCCGGGCCTGATGCCAGTGATATCAACTGGTTCGATATTTCGGATTTACCCGAACTGGTATTCGATCATAAACACATCTTAAACGTAACGTTGCAACATCTGCAAAGTAAAGTACGTTCTGAGCCCATTGGTTTTGAATTGCTGCCGCTAAAATTTACTTTAACTCAACTGCAGGAGTTATACGAAGCCGTGTTGCGTACTACTTTCGATACACGCAACTTTCGCAAAAAACTCCTTAAAATGAACTTGCTCGAACAATTAAACGAAACGCAAACCGGAGTAGCGCACCGGGCTGCCCGCTTATACCGCTTTAACCCGGGTATTTATCAAAAATTAAAAGAAAAAGGCTTTACTTTTGAACTGTGA
- a CDS encoding xylulokinase, with product MYLLGYDIGSSSVKATLIEAATGVVLLSAFAPAQEMGMIVKQEGWAEQDPERWWHYLSEVTHRVIRDGRIQAKDIKAIGIAYQMHGLVVVDQNQEVLRPSIIWCDSRAVALGDKAFREIGSETCLSCYLNSPGNFTASKLKWVKENEPDIFGRIHKFMLPGDYIAMKLSGKIQTTASGLSEGILWNFKENAPAYDLLDHYGIPADLIPEIVPSFGLQAGVSASAATELGLAPGTPIAYRAGDQPNNAFSLNVLHPGEIAATAGTSGVIYGVNNQFTYDPESRVNTFLHVNHTPEQPSTGTLLCVNGTGILNSWLRKTIFTSEKANSSYSYEEINNLAQSVPPGAEGLLILPFGNGAERFLKNQQVGAHIAGLSFNQHTPAHLARAAQEGIIFALRYGFDIMKGMQINARTVKAGDANMFLSPLFAQTFATVTNTVVELYNTDGSQGAARGAGVGAGIYPDYSQAFAGLRCTRSVEPETHLQEQYETIYQDWLAELQVQLNRFPA from the coding sequence ATGTATTTATTAGGCTATGACATTGGCTCCTCTTCGGTAAAAGCTACTTTAATAGAGGCAGCAACCGGAGTAGTACTACTTTCGGCTTTTGCGCCGGCGCAAGAAATGGGTATGATTGTAAAGCAAGAAGGCTGGGCCGAACAAGACCCCGAACGATGGTGGCATTACCTGAGCGAAGTAACGCACCGGGTGATCCGCGATGGTCGCATTCAGGCAAAAGACATTAAAGCCATAGGCATTGCCTACCAGATGCACGGCTTAGTAGTAGTCGATCAAAACCAGGAAGTGTTACGACCTTCCATTATTTGGTGCGACAGTCGGGCTGTTGCCTTGGGCGATAAAGCTTTCCGGGAAATTGGCTCCGAAACGTGTTTGTCGTGCTACTTAAATTCGCCGGGCAATTTTACTGCTTCTAAACTAAAGTGGGTAAAAGAAAACGAACCGGATATTTTTGGGCGCATTCATAAATTTATGCTTCCCGGCGATTACATTGCCATGAAGCTTTCGGGCAAAATTCAGACAACGGCTTCTGGCTTGTCGGAAGGAATTTTGTGGAATTTTAAAGAAAATGCCCCTGCTTACGACTTATTAGATCATTACGGAATTCCGGCGGACCTTATACCGGAAATTGTGCCTAGTTTTGGTTTACAAGCGGGAGTATCGGCAAGTGCGGCCACAGAATTAGGTTTAGCGCCGGGTACGCCCATTGCTTACCGGGCCGGCGACCAACCCAATAATGCTTTCTCGTTAAACGTATTGCATCCCGGTGAAATAGCGGCTACGGCGGGTACTTCCGGCGTGATATACGGAGTTAATAACCAATTTACCTACGATCCGGAATCCCGGGTAAATACTTTCCTGCACGTAAATCATACCCCGGAGCAACCATCTACAGGTACCTTGTTATGCGTAAACGGCACGGGTATTTTAAATTCCTGGCTGCGGAAAACTATATTTACTTCCGAAAAAGCAAATTCCAGTTACTCCTACGAAGAAATAAACAACCTGGCGCAAAGCGTACCACCCGGCGCAGAAGGTTTACTTATTTTACCTTTTGGCAATGGGGCCGAACGTTTTCTTAAAAATCAGCAGGTAGGCGCCCACATCGCTGGTTTATCTTTTAATCAGCATACCCCAGCGCATCTGGCCCGGGCTGCCCAGGAAGGAATTATTTTTGCCCTGCGCTACGGGTTTGACATCATGAAAGGCATGCAGATAAATGCGCGCACGGTAAAAGCCGGAGATGCCAACATGTTTCTGAGTCCTTTATTTGCGCAAACATTTGCTACCGTTACCAACACGGTGGTGGAACTGTATAACACCGATGGTTCGCAGGGAGCAGCCCGGGGAGCAGGCGTAGGAGCAGGTATTTACCCCGATTATTCGCAAGCATTTGCCGGTTTGCGCTGTACCCGGTCCGTTGAACCAGAAACCCACTTACAAGAACAATACGAAACTATTTACCAGGATTGGCTAGCTGAGTTACAAGTACAGTTAAACCGTTTTCCCGCTTAA
- the xylA gene encoding xylose isomerase, translated as MAVKVVTGAKEYFPNISQIAYEGKESTNPMAFKYYDENKVVAGKPMKDYFKFSVAYWHSFTGTGGDPFGPGTREFPWASSSDAITCAKEKMDAAFEFTSKLGLGYYCFHDFDVVAEGKSIAESERNLQTMVDFAKEKQKETGINLLWGTANLFSHPRYMNGAATNPDFNVLTYAAAQVKAAIDATIALGGQNYVFWGGREGYMSLLNTNTKREIEHMGRFLAMARDYGRKAGFTGTFLIEPKPMEPTKHQYDFDAATVIGFLNKFGLQDDFKLNLETNHATLAQHTFAHELQIAVDAGLLGSIDANRGDYQNGWDTDQFPVDLYELTEAMLVILEAGGLGNGGVNFDAKLRRNSTDLDDLFLAHIGGIDAFARALTIADNILQKSDYKKLRQTRYASFDSGDGQRFEQGQLTLEELRELAVKNGEPKQISGKQELFENLINQYI; from the coding sequence ATGGCAGTTAAAGTAGTAACAGGAGCGAAAGAATACTTTCCGAATATCTCCCAGATAGCTTACGAAGGCAAAGAGTCTACCAACCCGATGGCGTTTAAATACTACGACGAGAACAAAGTAGTAGCGGGCAAACCCATGAAAGACTATTTCAAGTTTTCAGTGGCTTATTGGCATTCTTTTACCGGTACGGGCGGCGATCCGTTTGGTCCGGGCACGCGGGAGTTTCCGTGGGCCAGCAGTTCCGATGCCATTACCTGTGCTAAAGAAAAAATGGATGCGGCCTTTGAATTTACGTCTAAGTTAGGATTAGGCTATTACTGCTTCCACGACTTTGATGTTGTAGCCGAAGGTAAATCTATCGCTGAATCGGAGCGTAACCTGCAAACCATGGTAGATTTCGCCAAAGAAAAGCAAAAAGAAACGGGTATAAACCTACTGTGGGGAACTGCCAATTTGTTTTCGCACCCGCGTTACATGAACGGGGCAGCTACCAACCCTGATTTTAATGTGTTAACTTACGCCGCTGCCCAAGTAAAAGCTGCTATTGATGCAACTATTGCTTTAGGCGGACAAAACTACGTGTTCTGGGGAGGCCGCGAAGGTTACATGTCGTTACTAAATACCAACACCAAGCGCGAAATTGAGCACATGGGCCGGTTCTTGGCGATGGCCCGCGATTATGGTCGCAAAGCTGGTTTTACCGGTACTTTCCTGATTGAGCCTAAGCCGATGGAACCAACCAAGCATCAGTACGATTTTGATGCCGCTACCGTGATTGGTTTCTTAAATAAATTTGGGTTACAAGACGATTTCAAATTAAACCTGGAAACTAACCACGCTACACTAGCGCAACATACTTTCGCGCACGAATTACAAATTGCGGTTGATGCCGGTTTGTTGGGTAGCATTGACGCGAACCGTGGCGATTATCAGAATGGTTGGGACACTGACCAGTTCCCGGTAGATTTATACGAACTAACGGAAGCTATGCTGGTAATTCTAGAAGCCGGTGGTTTAGGTAATGGTGGGGTTAACTTCGATGCCAAACTGCGCCGCAACTCTACCGACCTCGACGATTTATTCTTAGCACATATTGGCGGTATTGATGCTTTTGCCCGTGCTTTAACAATTGCTGATAACATTCTGCAAAAATCCGATTACAAGAAATTACGTCAAACCCGGTACGCTTCTTTTGATAGCGGCGATGGCCAGCGTTTTGAGCAAGGCCAGCTTACTTTAGAAGAACTGCGCGAATTAGCAGTTAAAAATGGCGAGCCTAAACAAATCAGCGGCAAGCAGGAATTATTCGAAAACCTGATTAATCAGTACATCTAA
- a CDS encoding sodium/sugar symporter: MKPIDYIVFLVYFVIVSGYGYWIYRKNRTGQADSKDYFLAEGSLTWWAIGASLIASNISAEQFIGTSGSAFALGLAISTYEWMAAATLLVVAIFFIPIYLKNRIYTMPQFLSQRYNDAVSTIMAVFWLLVYVFVNLSSILYLGALAVQTVSGIDFYYCMYGLAIFAIFITLGGMKVIGYTDVIQVFVLVLGGLATTYLALDLVATTLGDGGAWEGLGFLRKEAADHFSMIISKGELMIPNGQGGTRDAYMDLPGLSVLIGGMWIVNLNYWGCNQYITQRALGADLKTARSGLLFAAFLKLMMPIIVVLPGIAAYVLFKNGQFQTEMANEAGHVIPDHAYPVLLNLLPEGLKGLSFAALTAAIVASLAGKANSISTIFTLDIYKKFFNRNASEKRLVNFGKLVVVVAFIVAIIVAPVLRNLDQAFQYIQEYTGFISPGVFAIFALGFFWKRTTASAALVAAVLTIPLSTYLKFQFQEIPFIDRMGIVFLILVALMVIITLLDPKSKNNPKGLEIDSSMFKTSSSFAVGAVIICGILAALYTIFW, encoded by the coding sequence ATGAAACCAATTGACTACATCGTTTTTCTGGTGTATTTTGTAATCGTATCTGGCTACGGATACTGGATATACCGGAAAAACAGAACCGGGCAAGCCGATTCGAAAGATTACTTTCTCGCCGAAGGTTCCTTAACCTGGTGGGCCATTGGGGCATCCCTGATTGCTTCTAATATTTCGGCAGAGCAATTTATTGGTACTTCAGGGTCTGCTTTTGCCTTAGGTTTGGCTATATCTACTTACGAATGGATGGCCGCCGCAACCTTACTGGTAGTGGCTATTTTCTTTATCCCCATTTATCTTAAAAACCGGATTTACACCATGCCTCAGTTTTTATCGCAGCGCTACAACGATGCGGTAAGTACTATTATGGCAGTATTCTGGTTATTGGTATATGTATTCGTAAATCTTTCTTCGATTCTGTATTTAGGTGCCTTAGCGGTACAAACTGTTTCCGGTATTGATTTCTATTACTGCATGTACGGCTTGGCCATATTTGCCATATTCATTACCCTGGGCGGCATGAAGGTAATTGGCTATACCGATGTAATTCAAGTATTTGTGTTAGTACTGGGTGGCTTAGCCACTACTTATTTAGCATTAGATTTAGTAGCTACTACTCTAGGCGACGGTGGCGCCTGGGAAGGATTAGGTTTTTTACGCAAAGAAGCAGCCGATCACTTTAGTATGATTATCTCCAAAGGTGAATTAATGATTCCGAACGGCCAGGGCGGTACCCGCGATGCCTACATGGACTTACCTGGTTTATCCGTTTTAATTGGTGGGATGTGGATTGTAAATCTAAATTATTGGGGATGTAACCAATACATAACGCAACGGGCCTTGGGTGCTGATTTAAAGACTGCTCGCAGTGGTTTGTTATTTGCGGCTTTCTTAAAATTAATGATGCCTATTATAGTAGTATTACCCGGTATAGCGGCTTATGTGCTTTTCAAAAATGGTCAGTTTCAAACGGAAATGGCTAATGAAGCCGGTCACGTTATTCCGGATCATGCTTACCCGGTTTTATTAAATTTGTTACCCGAAGGTTTAAAAGGTTTATCGTTTGCGGCACTTACGGCGGCTATTGTGGCTTCTTTAGCCGGAAAAGCCAATAGTATTTCTACTATTTTTACCCTGGATATCTATAAGAAGTTTTTCAACCGTAATGCCAGCGAAAAAAGGCTGGTTAATTTTGGAAAATTAGTAGTGGTAGTTGCCTTTATTGTGGCTATTATAGTAGCTCCGGTATTACGCAACCTCGATCAAGCTTTCCAGTACATTCAGGAATATACCGGCTTTATTTCGCCTGGGGTATTTGCTATTTTTGCTTTGGGCTTTTTCTGGAAACGGACTACTGCCTCCGCCGCTTTAGTAGCCGCTGTTTTAACCATACCATTATCCACTTATTTAAAATTCCAATTCCAGGAAATTCCATTTATTGACCGGATGGGAATTGTGTTTTTGATTTTAGTGGCTTTAATGGTTATTATTACCTTGCTAGATCCAAAAAGCAAGAATAACCCGAAAGGATTGGAAATTGATTCTTCCATGTTTAAAACTTCCTCGTCGTTTGCGGTGGGAGCTGTAATTATCTGCGGAATTCTGGCTGCTTTATACACCATTTTCTGGTAA
- a CDS encoding c-type cytochrome, whose product MLKIKGSVLLLMGLVTGAWSRCTPAISDSGEQLYEQHCASCHMQDGSGLRRLIPPLANADYLIKYRRQLPYLIKHGMEAGITVNGQQYQQKMPGAETLTPDQITNLLNFVQTNFGNNNERFTIPEVAAMLDSCATHNH is encoded by the coding sequence ATGCTAAAAATTAAAGGCTCGGTGTTGCTCTTAATGGGGCTGGTTACAGGTGCGTGGTCCCGTTGTACCCCGGCAATATCGGATAGCGGGGAACAACTATATGAGCAGCATTGCGCAAGCTGCCACATGCAAGATGGCAGCGGCTTACGTCGGCTTATTCCACCGCTGGCTAACGCTGATTATTTAATAAAATACCGCAGGCAATTACCTTATTTAATTAAGCACGGCATGGAAGCGGGTATTACTGTAAATGGGCAACAATACCAGCAGAAAATGCCCGGAGCAGAAACGTTAACCCCCGACCAAATAACGAATTTACTAAATTTTGTGCAAACCAATTTCGGTAATAATAACGAACGTTTTACTATACCGGAAGTAGCTGCTATGCTCGACTCTTGTGCTACGCATAACCACTAG